GCCAACCTCTATCAGTCCATCAAGAACGGCTCCTGGAAGGGTACCAACTGGATGGAAGAGGCCTACAACAAGGGCGCGATGACGACCAACCACGCCATCAACCTTTCCGGCGGCACCGCCGACCACAAGTACTCCATCGGTCTGTCCTACACCGGACAGGAGGGTCTGATCGGCTTCAACAAGATCCGTCCGGCCAACGCCGACTACAACCGCTACACCTTCCGCGTCAACACCGACAACGTCGTGATCAAGAACGACAATCTCAACATCCTGCGCATCGGCCAGACGCTGAACTTCAACCACACCACCAACAGCGGTATCGCGAACGACGTGGACATCTACTGGAACTCCGTCCACAACATCCTGCGTACTACCCCGCTCCTTCCTGCCTACAAGTATGACGAGAACGGCAACATCGCCGGTTTCTACGATCAGGAGGCCCGTTCCGCCGAAGGCTGGAACTTCGACACCAGCACCAGCTCCGCCAACCCGCTGGCCTATGACTACTACACGTCCCGCGGTCTCCAGGAGAGCTCCAGCTTCACCCTGCAGGCCAGCGCTTTCGCCGAACTGCAGCCGGTCAAGAACCTCAAGTTCAAGACCCAGTTCGGCTACGTGATGAACTCCAACTCCTCCCGCTCCTACAATATGACTTACAACATCAACGCGAAGGCGTTCAACGACTTCGACACCGTAAGCCAGAGCATGAACTACAACCAGCGCATCACCTGGGAGAACACCGTGTCCTATTCCTTCTCCGTGAAGGACCTGCACAACTTCGACTTCGTCGCCGGTACGGCCATCGAGAAGTGGGGCATGGGCGTGAGCATCAGCGGCAAGGGCACCAACTCCACCCGTCCCAACGACTGGCTTTTCGCCTATCTTTCCAACACGAAGCCGACGGAACTGAGCCAGATCTCCGTTTCCGGTGCTCCCCGGAGCCAGGGCGCTCTCGCCTCGTTCTTCGGCCGTGTGAACTACAACTACGACAGCAAATACCTGTTCTCCGCCACTGTCCGCGGTGACAAGTCCTCCAACTTCGCCCGTGGTCACCGCCTGGGTATCTTCCCTTCCGCATCCGCCGGTTGGGTGATCTCCTCCGAGCCCTGGATGGCTGACGCCAAGGACTGGCTCAGCTTCCTGAAGCTCCGCGCCAGCTGGGGCCAGAACGGTAACGCCAGCATCGACAACTTCCAGTATCTCTCCACCATCGTGCTGGATACGAACGCCTCCTACGCTTTCGACTCCGAGGATTCCTTCTCCACCGGCGCCGTCGGTGACGTGCTCGCCAACCCGGACGTGAGCTGGGAGACCTCCCAGCAGCTTGACCTCGGTATCGACGCCCGCTTCTTCAACTCCCGCCTCGGCGTCACTATCGACGGCTACATCAAGGACACCCGCGACTGGCTCGTCCGCGCCCCGATCCCTTCCGTGATCGGTCTGAATCCTCCTTACGTCAACGGCGGCGACATCCGCAACGCGGGTATCGAACTGGCCGTCGACTGGAGCAAGAACACCGGTGACTTCACCTACGGCATCAACGTGAACGGTGCCTACAACCACAACCGGGTCACCCGCATCGCCAACGCCGAGGGTATCATCCACGGCGCCGAGGACGTCCTCTCCGAGGGCACCGTCGAGATGTACCGCGCCCAGGTCGGCTACCCGATCGGCTACTTCTACGGCTACAAGACCGCCGGTGTCTTCCAGAACCAGGCCCAGGTGGACGCCACCGCCGCCAAGTATGAGGACACCAAGCCCGGCGACCTGATCATCGTCGACGTCAACGGCGACGGCATCATCTCCGCCGACGACCGCACCATGATCGGCGACCCGAACCCGGACTTCACCGCCGGCCTCAATTTCTGGATGTCCTATAAGGGCTTCGACTTCAGCCTCTCCGGCTACGGCGCCTTCGGCCAGCAGGTCGCCAAGAGCTACCGCTCCTTCGCCGACAGCCAGCGCGACAACTTCACCACCGACGTCTTCCAGACCTGGCAGGGTGAAGGCACCTCCAACCGCCTCCCGATCCTGACCTTCGGCAGCAACCGCAACTGGCAGTACATCTCCGACATCTACATCGAGAACGGCGACTACTTCAAGGTCTCCAACGTCACCTTCGGTTACGACTTCCGCCGCCTGCTGAACATCAAGAACATCAGCAAGTGCCGCCTGTACTTCTCCGCCCAGAACCTCCTGACCATCACCGGCTACTCCGGCATGGATCCTGAGATGGGCAAGGGTACCGAGGACGACTGGGTGTCCGGCATCGACGTGGGTTTCTACCCCTCCGCGAGAACTTTCCTCTTCGGTGTTAACATTCAATTCTAGCGAATCATGAAAAAGACAATTATACGATTCTTCGTCGCTGCTTCAGCCCTGTTTGCCCTGACGGCCTGCGATAACTTCCTGGATACGATCAGCTTTACCGAGCGCAATACGAGCAACTTCCCGGCCACCGAAGAGGAAGCCATGCAGCTCGTGACCGGCATCTACGCCACGCTCAACCTGGATCTGCGCGACTACGCCGGCACCTGCTACATCATGCAGGCCAACCTCTGCTCCGACGACCAGTTCGGCGGCGGCGGTATGGACGACGCCGAGGCCCAGGCCTGGGACCACCTGATGTACAACGACATCGACGCCCAGGGCGAATTCTGGACCAACTGCTACAGCGGCATCGGCCGCGCCAATATGGCGATTGCCAACCTGGACAAGGTGAAGGACGAAAAACTCCGCAACCAGCTCCTCGGCGAGGCTTACATCCTCCGCTCCTGGTTCTATTTCGAACTCGCCCAGATGTTCGAGATCGTTCCGCTCGTGACCAGCGTGCCCAAGAACGTCGAAGACGCCGCCGAGTATCCCGCCCTCGCCTCCGTCGAGGAGATCTACGGCTTCATCGCCGCCAGCCTCAAGAAGGCCTGCGACATCATGCCGTCCAACCCTTACGGCCAGATCCTGACCGGCCGCGGTCACGTCAACCGCTGGGTGGCCGAAGGCCTGCTCGCCCGCGTGTACCTCTTCTACACCGGATTCTACAGTGACAAGGAGAACAAGTCCATCACCGCCCTCCCGCTGATGGATCTCGAGACCTACGAGATGGCCTCCGAGACCGTCGGCAAGGACTACGTGGTCGCCAAGCTCGAGGACTGCATCCAGAATTCCGGCTACTCCCTGGTGCCCGACTACCGTTGCCTGTGGACCTACAGCAACCTGGCCACCAAGCCTGACTATCCCTTCATGGCCGACTGCGAGGAGTCCTGGTATATGGACGCCCACAACCCGGAGCAGATGTTCCACATCAACGCCGCCAAGTCCAGCCACAAGTACAACTACCTCAACTACTACTGCGGTCTGCGTACTTTCGACAGCGGTGACTACGCGGGCGTGTTCCCGATGAGCCGCGGCTATGGCTTCGGTACCGTCAACCCTGACCTCTGGAATACTTGGGACGCCTCCGACATCCGCCGCAAAGGTTGCATCTGGAGCGTCTGGGAAGAAGCTCCGGACGTGAATTCCTACCAGTTCGGCGCCGAGTCGCAGATGGAAGAGTCCGGCCTGTGGCAGAAGAAGCAGCAGTCTCCGGCCTGCTACCTCGACGGCAAGTGGGCTTATGAGTTCACCTCCATCTCCGCGTACTACGGACAGGGCAAGGACCTCGGCCGCAAGAAGGCCACGAACGACTTCACCATCCTCCGCTTCGCCGACGTGCTCCTGATGCACGCTGAGCTCACCGATGGCAAGGTCATCTACAACGGCATGGACGGTATGAACGCTGTCCGCAACCGTGCGAAACTCCCGCAGATCCCCTACAGCGTGGACGCCCTCCGCATCGAGCGCCGCCACGAGATGCCTTTCGAGGCCATCCGCTGGGGTGACATGCGCCGCTACGGCAAGGCCTACTGCATCGCCGCTCTCGAGAGCCAGCTGAACCAGGAAATCTGGAACAACGGCGTCAAGACCGTGATGAAGGACCAGGGCGCCGGCTACCGTGCCCGCTACGAGGCCACCTACGGCTTCCGTCCTTACCCGGAGATCGAGATCAAGCTCTCCAACGGAGTGCTCAAGCAGCGCGCGGGTTGGGATGCCTCCTCCGCCCTCTTCACCAGTTGGAAATAAACAGTTGGATTGGTTTAATTATATTTTTGGTTAGCAGCGCAGGAGCCGGCCCCTCGGGACCGGCTCCTGTTAATTTTATGTCAGCTGGA
The sequence above is a segment of the Bacteroidales bacterium WCE2004 genome. Coding sequences within it:
- a CDS encoding SusD family protein, translating into MKKTIIRFFVAASALFALTACDNFLDTISFTERNTSNFPATEEEAMQLVTGIYATLNLDLRDYAGTCYIMQANLCSDDQFGGGGMDDAEAQAWDHLMYNDIDAQGEFWTNCYSGIGRANMAIANLDKVKDEKLRNQLLGEAYILRSWFYFELAQMFEIVPLVTSVPKNVEDAAEYPALASVEEIYGFIAASLKKACDIMPSNPYGQILTGRGHVNRWVAEGLLARVYLFYTGFYSDKENKSITALPLMDLETYEMASETVGKDYVVAKLEDCIQNSGYSLVPDYRCLWTYSNLATKPDYPFMADCEESWYMDAHNPEQMFHINAAKSSHKYNYLNYYCGLRTFDSGDYAGVFPMSRGYGFGTVNPDLWNTWDASDIRRKGCIWSVWEEAPDVNSYQFGAESQMEESGLWQKKQQSPACYLDGKWAYEFTSISAYYGQGKDLGRKKATNDFTILRFADVLLMHAELTDGKVIYNGMDGMNAVRNRAKLPQIPYSVDALRIERRHEMPFEAIRWGDMRRYGKAYCIAALESQLNQEIWNNGVKTVMKDQGAGYRARYEATYGFRPYPEIEIKLSNGVLKQRAGWDASSALFTSWK
- a CDS encoding TonB-linked outer membrane protein, SusC/RagA family, which encodes MKAKHLFLFLLFGFAALSLNAQNLTVKGTITDGSNGDPIPFASVVVKGTGEWTTSDVNGQYTVKAPTNGVLSVECLSYVSVEIAVNGQTDLNIVLQPDFDQLSEAVVIGYGVQQKKLITGSTIQVKGDDLTKLSTTSVLGALQSQSPGVTITQSSGQPGEGFKVNIRGMGTIGNSDPLYVIDGVIGGSLSALNPADIESIDVLKDAASAAIYGARAANGVVLVTTRQGKEGRAVLSYDAYYGQQYIAKMPNLCNAQEYIAALDLMYKNEGIALTDWAAVLPANLYQSIKNGSWKGTNWMEEAYNKGAMTTNHAINLSGGTADHKYSIGLSYTGQEGLIGFNKIRPANADYNRYTFRVNTDNVVIKNDNLNILRIGQTLNFNHTTNSGIANDVDIYWNSVHNILRTTPLLPAYKYDENGNIAGFYDQEARSAEGWNFDTSTSSANPLAYDYYTSRGLQESSSFTLQASAFAELQPVKNLKFKTQFGYVMNSNSSRSYNMTYNINAKAFNDFDTVSQSMNYNQRITWENTVSYSFSVKDLHNFDFVAGTAIEKWGMGVSISGKGTNSTRPNDWLFAYLSNTKPTELSQISVSGAPRSQGALASFFGRVNYNYDSKYLFSATVRGDKSSNFARGHRLGIFPSASAGWVISSEPWMADAKDWLSFLKLRASWGQNGNASIDNFQYLSTIVLDTNASYAFDSEDSFSTGAVGDVLANPDVSWETSQQLDLGIDARFFNSRLGVTIDGYIKDTRDWLVRAPIPSVIGLNPPYVNGGDIRNAGIELAVDWSKNTGDFTYGINVNGAYNHNRVTRIANAEGIIHGAEDVLSEGTVEMYRAQVGYPIGYFYGYKTAGVFQNQAQVDATAAKYEDTKPGDLIIVDVNGDGIISADDRTMIGDPNPDFTAGLNFWMSYKGFDFSLSGYGAFGQQVAKSYRSFADSQRDNFTTDVFQTWQGEGTSNRLPILTFGSNRNWQYISDIYIENGDYFKVSNVTFGYDFRRLLNIKNISKCRLYFSAQNLLTITGYSGMDPEMGKGTEDDWVSGIDVGFYPSARTFLFGVNIQF